GAAAAAGTTGAAGATAGCGAGCTAACTATAACAAGTAGttaaaggaaaatgtttctgGAGGGGAAAttctaaattataattacttgcAGCTATCCCACGGTCCTGGAAGACCAGTTACATTTGCATGAAGAGATTTTTGCACCCCAGGAATGTTCAAGTAGGAGAAGATATAGTTATCCGAGCACGGATCGAATGCCGATAGCTGTGAAAAACAAGCAATGAAAACTGAGAAAATTCTTAAACAGAAAAGAATGTGGTTGCAGAAGATGATCAGTAGAAGTATACTGAGGGAGAGTTCGAAGGCGGTGATGAACACAAAGGAGCATAGATATCGTAGAAGAAAACGTTGGCCTTAGCATCAAGTGCTTCAGAGATATAGTTATTGCAAGCATCTGACACATTTACACTCCCTGAGAAATTGCAATTTGAAACAATTCCCTCATGAATTTCATCGGATATGAGAGCATGCGACCAGAAGAAGTCGAATATCCCAGTGTATGTTGTTTCATAATCTACGTATGCATTTCCCATCTGAGCATCACAAAATCACAAGTGTCAGTTCTCAATATATTGagttgattttttcttttttctttttttgggtttCCGAAGAAAATTTGGCAGGTTGATGAATGATGCTTACAGCTATTCCCCTTAAGTTGATGATAGTTTGGTTAGTGATCTTGTTGTTGTGGAGGATTAGTTCAGCAAGCTGAGGGATATAATGTCCTGCATAACTCTCTCCAGTTATGAAGAAGTCCCTGGTTTTGTATTCAGGAAACCTTTCCAGCCAGTTGACAAGAAAGCTGTATGAATCTGCTGCAGTCATTGCATCGCCGCTTTTGTCGTAATCTGATGTTGTATTCGAGTAAGAAAATCCAACACCGGCTGGAGACTCCAGAAAAAGGATGTTTGCAGCTGCAACAACATTGCCAGTCATAGTTGTAATTACTGTTTAAGGTCTACTTTCAAGAATGCTGTGGATGAGATGGTGTTACCATTTTATGAAAGATGTGATATTGATTTGGACGATTTTAAAGGCTAATTTCAAGGGAATCAGGCTGATGATttaatgttcatattttttcGGGCAAATTCTTTCATTTAGGCCTCGAAATTAGcgtttttactattttaggAAATATTTGATTTGAGAATAATTTCTATTTGGGAGTAAATTTTAACATGTCGTTTTGggagattttatttattttcatttaattttgatactataataaaatctcaattctctaattttgataaattttaacatGCCTTTTTTGGTAAGATTTGAGTTTTAGGTTTTTGGCATGTTTTTCAATTTCCTAATTGTTGTATCTTATAAATACTATGTTTATAGGTTATTTTAGGGGATTGATTTCaaatttctaataaaatttttgtcaaaatttttgctataattctcttcaattttttcgTATTCTTTGAATCAACGAATCATTGATTGAGTATTCTTTGAATCAACGAATCATTGATTGAGTCTTATAATTCGGCATTCGTGGTGAATCAACGGGTTGTTAGAAGGCTTTTGCTAGGGGAAAGAATTTGATGAACAATTTGCACAGGTGATCAATGAACACTCACCATTGTTCCAAGCATATTTGTTTTCCCATAGAGTTTTACCATCACTATTGACTCGAAATGGGCCAAGTTCCATCATTGCTCCATCTCCAAACGACGAGCAACCGGGTCCTGGAGAGCAAAACAACAGAGAGAATGAGCACAGAAACAACAAAAACGACATATGCAGATGTTCCAAATACATATGGCAAGTGAGACTACagaaagaaaatgtgaaatcaCCTCCATTTAGCCACAGCACAAGAGGCTTGCTAGAAGAGTCCTGAGACTGTGCAAGGTAGTAGAACAGCGCCCTGCCAGCCTTCGGATCAACAGTGACATATCCCGAGTACTGATCAAAGTTCATTCCATTAGGCTGGCCCGGCAAACTTTCAATCTTGTCGGCAGCTTTCAGTCCATCCTGAGGGCCTACGTACACTGGTAAATACTCTTTGGCAATCAACTCGGGAGCAGAATGACTACCAGACTCTGCCTTTTTCGACAAGTGAGCACCCAAAACTTTCCCGAGTGGATCGAACCCAATTCGTCCATAGCAATGAACAGCTGCAGCATGGCATGAAAGAAAAACCAATGCTAGGAAAGCACCCCTCATCTTGGCTGCGAAACAGAGCACTGGTGTATGATCAATACAATTATCCCTTATCTTATCCATTTCCAATAACAAGCATTGGTGATgtcacttttttgtttttttttttattttcggaATTAGCACCCAAATAACGTTTTTTCTGGGTAATGACTACAAGACCATTCTACACCAGAAAATAGATCAGAGCCATAGAATGATATATTTTGGGTGATTTCAATCCTTCCTAAAACTAATTGTGCTAGAAGCCGTATGCCCTTGTCCCACCAGCCAAAAGGTTGCAATGAGAAAGAATGTGCTTGGACTTGAACCGTTTTGAGAAACACTCTCGTTTAAACCGAGTCTGTGCAAGGGAATCAGTCCCAAAAAAACTGCAGAATCCTTTCAATTAATTGAACAGAAAAACAGTCAAATGGCAATCTCAAGCGGACAAGGAAACGGAAGATTTTTGTCTTTGATAATGTTCAATACGAAAGTGCAAAGGAAACATACTAACATGGCTTTCCAGGCAAAAACTTGGTAATATTGAGAAGCAAACAAGAACAAGCAACATGGACAAAACTTGTTAATGGAATTAGTAGCAAATTCCTTAAACCCAATACTTGACCAAATTTTGACACCAAGAAGTGGCGAGTGATAATAACAGGCTAATAGCAGATAGTGTCGCATGAAACCTACGGCGAACTGGTTGCGAAACTTGAAATGCTTGTATTAATGTTTTGTAGTAAagattatagtattttttttaatggagAGGAAGGGAAAGGGTGTCTTATCAGTAGTTGTTGTCACACCACACCACTCCACTCATCTTTCCATGCCAAAGCCAAAGAGGAATTTGATAATCGCAAGCAAAAGCAATCGCCTTTCGCCAATCCACTTGTAGACAACAAGCCCAGGCGCAGGCAGGTCCCTGCCCAGTCCCCCTCCTGAAGTTGAGGAGTGTGTATGGGTCACTTATTATTAACTACACGGTACCCACACCCAAGAAGCATTACGTGTGTTGTAATATCCCTTCCCCCTTTTTTGACTTCAAACATCCAACAACCCCAATATAAGTCATACTTATTCTTTTCGAATATTAATTAATGGCTTAAATTGTGAAGATTGCCGCCCGCCCGCCCGACGTCGATGTGCGCCTTCAACTTCAAGTGGGACTTCTTCCTTCCTCGTGAATGATAAGGGCCTCAATGACTGGTTGTGGTTGATTTACGCgcgcttgcttgcttgcttgtgcTTGTGTGTAAAATAAGGATAAAGTTTGTATTGTATTGAATATTATGACCATTGCCAAATGCCAACTCTTATCGAACAGATGTTTCTATTTCGTATATTACATGTAGATAAAAATTTAGAGGATAGTCAGAAGCTTATTATATTTGACTGTTTCCAAACCTAATTTTGCTACTAGTGTTTTGTCTAGGTACATGCAATTGCAAGATAAAATCCTTAGTGGCAGCTAAAAGGGTattaagatatattaaaggCATAGTAGATTTTGACATCTGGTATAAACCTGTTTAAAATGGGAAGTTGATAGGTTTTTCTGCCAGTGATTAGGCTGGATGTCCTGATCACATGAAAAGCACTACaggttatatattttctattagcTCATGTATTTTTTCATGGGTTTCAAGAAAGCAATATGTATTAGCTTAATTCAGTACATAAGCAGAGTATATAACTACTGCTGCTATTATAAATCAAGTTAGATGGTCAAGGAAGGTGTTAGCAGACTTGCTCTTGATTCAGTATGAAGCTACTATCATCATGGTGGATAATCAATTTGCTATTGCTATGGCCAAAAATCCTGTGTATCATGGACAAACAAAGCACATAAGTATCAAATTTCATGCTGTAAGGCAAGCTGGAAAAGAAGGGGAAGTGGAACTGGTGCGTCACATGAGTAGTTGGTTGGCATAATGACAAAGGCTTTGGGGAAAGGTGGATTTGACTTTCTAAGGCAGAAATTGGGAGTCTAGAAGAAAAATCATGAGTGttgatattttaagatttttctaAATACTCTTctgtttttaagtttttttttttttttttgatcaaaGTTATAAAAGTTAGTTTGAAAAAGGAATGATCATCCTCACTTCAAGTCAAGACTTACCtttttaaaagttataaaagTTAGTTTGAAAAAGGAATGATCATCCTCACTTCAAGTCAAGGCTTACCTTTTTAAAAAGATGATTGTAGTAAGTATGACTTTCctaaaattatgtaattatttttcttactttttatatatgtatagaacAAGAAATATCGATGAAATTGATAACAAAAGTTATATTATATCTTTTCTCTATCTATTTTCTATTTCAGCAAACCTATtagctttattatttttatattatatgaaaattttaattaagatattaaatataaaaaataagagaaagaagaaggaaaagatgagaaaattaaaattctcaTAATATAAATAGAGTAGTGAAGAATATTtacgaaaataaataaataagtgggTTATAagcttcaaaatttaaaatttatttttaatgaatcttTATGCTTGGAATGACATGGCTTAAAATATGAAATCCAATTCAATTTCATGAGTTTATATTTAGAATGAATTGAAGCTTCTTTTGctcttatttcttaaaatacCATTGATATAATaactttgttaaaataaaaataaaaacaattgttattaaaatttaactaaatatattatattaaattttaaaattaattcatggCATTTTTTGGCTGCCAGGCCTCGACTCAATTGTGCATTGCGCATCTTGAATTTTACgtaattgtatatattgtaattGAGTAAACCTCACGGTGGTTTACTTTACTCTTAAGCTTTCTAAAGTTGATTTGATGAAGTGCAACTTCTACTTGCTGTGGCCACTGGCATTTACAGTAGTTTTCTACACAAAGTTAACAGGAAGTGCACTGAAACAGACTTCTTGGAGTGTTACTGAAAGGAGGTGGATATTGGCTGAATGAAACAATCTCTATGGTGTGAAGTTCAAAGTCCCTTTGGCCTTTGCATTATTAATCTTCATTTATTCATCCATAGCCTTGCAATTCTAATCCCTTTGCTTTGCGATCTTcactgtcttcttcttctcactaAGGGTGGAAGCTTCCCTTCCAAGAAGGATGAGAAGGCGGCCAGTGCTCTTGTGCTGGTTGATAACTCGGAAAAAAATGTCCGGCCCCCCCTCGCCGTCACGAACACCAGATTATCGTACCCAATAGCGTACCCACCAACCTTAAAACAACGcatcaaaccttaatcccaccatGTGCAATAAAAAGAACATGCATAATCGATGAGTTCTGACAGATATTAGTAAAAGTGTTAACCGGATTTCAAATACCTGTAAATCCAAGCACTAATTCCACTGTTCATGAGCTTCTGGATGGGGGGCAGCACTGTCAATGGCATGTCATTCCAGTGGGAAATGATATAGGAGCTGCAAAGAGAAAAAGTTGAAGATCATGGGCTAACTATAACAAGTAGTTAAGGAAAATGTCTGGAGGGTAGATTTAGAACTATAATTACCTGCAGCTATCCCAGGGTCCTGGAAGACCAGTTACATTTGCATGAAGATATTTTTGCACCTCAGGAATGTTCAAGTACAAGATGATATAGTAACCCGagcatggatggaatgatgataGCTGTGCAAAACAAGCTATTGGAAACtgaaaaaattcttaaatagaaaataaagtgGTTAGAGAAGATGATAAGTAGAAGTATACTAGGGGAGAGTTTGAAGCCAATGGTGAGCACAAAGGAATATAGATGTCAAAGAAGAAAACGTTGGCCTTAGCCTCAAATGCTTCAGAGACATAGTCATTGCATGTATCGGACACAGATCCTTGGGAAGAGAAATTGCTATTTGAAACAATTCTCTCATGAATTTCATCGGATATGAGAGCATGTGACCAGAAGAAGTCGAATATCCCGGTGTATGTTGTTTCGAAATCTATGTTTGGATTTCCCATCTGAACATCACAGAAACACAGTGTCAGTTGATTCAGCTCTCTATATATTGAGTTTTGTCTTTTTAGGAAGAAAATTTGGCAGGTTGATGAATATATGAAGCTTACAGCTATTCCTCTTAGGTTGACGACAGCGGTCGACACGGCCCAAGGAGAGATTGCATGCATATAGGGCACGATGGTGTTCCCATGCCACCCTGGCCACCCCCTCTGAATCCCCCTAGCTGCCCATCACCTCTGTCATGGAGTGGTTGCTGCCCCTGCCCGCTAGGCGCTCCACATCTCTGTTGCTGCTGGGGTACTCTCCTCCTTAGTGACTGCTGATTGCCACCTCCATGACCCATGGCATCGCTCCTTGCCTTCTTGCGCTGTTCTCTTTGGGCTCGCTTTTCCATAGCCCTCTTCTCTATCATCATGGCCCCGCTGACTGCGCTGGCATATGTGGGGAGGTGAGAAAGAACCACCACCTTATAAAGGGGCTCCACCAACCCATTCACAAAACGCTCCACCCTATCTTGCTCGGTGGCCACCAACCTAGGAGCAAACTCTGCTAGGTAAGTGAACCTGTGACTGTACTGCTCCACTGTCATGTCAGCTGTTTGTTTCAACTCTTCAAACTCTTGAGCCTTGGCCCTCCTCACAACCTCAGGGATGAACCGCTCCCTGAACTTGCAGCTAAACTCCTCCCACCTTAGTGGTGGTGCACCTGGTGGTCTAGTTGCCTTCACATGCGTATACCATGAATACGCTGGGCCTTCCAATCGAAAGGCGGCACACTCTACCATCCTCTGTCGGCTACAACCTAGAGCCTCGCCAATCTTCTCACACCTACTTAGGAACTGTTCCGGCTCTACATTGCTACTAATCTGCCAGGGCATGTCGAATCGCATGAACTCTGACAAAGGGACATCCACACCCTGATCTCGCTCGTCTGGTATGGCCTGACCTCCGCCCTGCAATCCTGATCTATCCCTAGGCCTTTCCCAATTCCTTAATATTTCGCTTAACGCTGCGTGAACTCCCAACTGAATTCTATCCTCTATGGATTGTAGCAAGCTAGAGGATCCACCTGCTGCTCCTATGTCTTCATGGACAACTGAATTCCCATCCTCTTGGTGTAGTTCGTCACCATCCCTGCGTGGTCGCTTGCCATGGGCACCCCAAGTAAGTACAAGCAAGGCAGAAGTAGCCTCTCCTCTCCCACGGCCACGGCCACGACCACAGCCACCCCCACCATGCGTCTCGCTAGCACCACCTCGAGTCTTAGGAGGCATGATTTTCCTGTATACAACATTTAGACCATCTTATCATACGGAACAAAATAATATGCCAAATAACATATACACAATCATGATATGCATAAGGGACCTAGAGTCCTTGACAGGGCAAGGTCGTGAATATGTTGCGGCTCATACTCATACTCATACCTATCCTACCAAAAACTTGCTCCGAGAGTACAGTGTATGCAATATAATAGATGTGGAAGTGTTTAACCCCTTATTCATGCACCTACGTGCCATATCATATTCACTTTTATGTCCCAAAGTTCTAAAGCCTAAGCTCTGATACCTACTTTGTCATGCCCCAAAATCCGAGGGCCGTGACCCCCCCCCCTAAGAAGCCGAAGACTCCAAGAAAGGATAGCAAGCCTGCAATGAACATATATTCCTCTGACATGCTaacaattcaaataaattacaacAATATTGCCATCATCTTTATACTAAAATTAAAGTGTTCTCTGGGCCAAAATCCGTCATATACTCACAATATTCAAATTTACTGATTCATATAAGAAAGTAACTCAAACTTCCCCATGCCCAAAACCCATAAGGTGTGGTGTACATGCTATAATCAAAGCATGACTAGAGTGTATGAAGTAGAATTGCTTACCACGATCCTTACCATCAAAATTGATGCTAACATAcaaaatctgaaatattaaaGGGTAAGCCTACTACTAGCTTAGTGAGGGGTAAAGAGCATTATAATGGAGAAAATATAGAATCAATGCACCAAAAATAAATCATCATGCCTTGATATGCCCAATAGCAATTATAACATAATAGGAGATGACGAATAAACATGCACATTTAGGATAAACAAGTTAGAACCATAGTTCACATATTCATAACAACGGAACCTCTCACACCTAAACTGAACATGGATGGCGAAACCTCTCACACCAACAAGGGTGGACCCTCTCACACCCtactatatatatgtggtgCACCAACAACTAACTTTTACTATAATTAGTAATACAGGATTCTAACTAGTTACTCCATTTAAAACACATTACATGATATCATTTAGCATTGACAAGTGCCACATGCAATTTATCacatataaatatcaaaattcacAATCCACAATAACATGGATCATATTCTTCCCAAATGCAAATTAAAGGAAATGCAATCAACCATAAGTGTCAATATGCACAGATCAGACAAGATGGATTCTACTTTTCCAATTgcaaataataatgaaattgtGAATAGTATATATAGAATACCAAGATGATTGGAgatatgaatgcaacaattaccaccataatacaatttacCCACTCACAGTGTTATGCAGATTTGGGATTCCCTCGAAGGCCTCTTGGCTGGGGTGCATCAATGTCACCtatcaaaattatcaatttacaTGAGAATTGAATAAATGCAAGATCACAAATGTCATATTCAACTGACTAACAAAAAGGTAAACTGATTGGGTTTTGAACCAACCCAAAGGCTGCCACAACTGGACCAGCCCCAATCCCAAACACATTGGACTGCCCCCATGAACCAGCTAGGCCCTACCAACTTGGCCAAACCCAAAAACAGCCTAAACCAGCCACAACCACGCCACCAGTGCCCGCCAGCGACCACAGCCAACCAGAGATTCCAACCATCaaagcctaccattagaaacgaCAGGCCAAGGGGGTAAATACACAAAAACTGGGACAGATTTTAACGGCTGGATTTTcatagatctaatttttaatttttggccagaATTGGAAAACACACTGGCAACCGCCACCGGCCACCGTGACCGGTGGTTTCCGGCGATCAAAGGTAACCACCCAACACCCTTATCCCtatcgaccaacatatccaaaaaccaacaagatccaatggccgaatctccatagatctaagcttaaactttcgGCCAAACTCAACCGcgcgtatatacatatacaagatatatatatactaggaataacccgtgcctaaaggcacagTGGAACTAAAAAAATTCGAACATTAAATTTAAACgcgaaataatcaaacactgaACTCGGATACGTACTAAACTGAAAGTCTAAACTCGCCATATATCACGTGTCTGAAGACAATGCATATAGTTCTTAAACACGAAATAATCaaacaatgaatataaacatgcattaagCTGAAAAtcgtttgatcatttttaatgtcatgactttagtgaaataaaaaggatcaaaatatagatattttgtcaaaaatttgACTGTGTATCCTTTGAAAATATGATGCAACAAATGTATCAACCTGTCtgcaaaatttatatatttcataattataatcaaatcatGTCATATGCACATTGAAATCCAACTATATACTAATTACCACAACACCATTCTTCCTATACAAACAACTATATCAATACTTGATTATCTATATTAGGttttacaaaactcaaataataaataaacatataagatttataatgttcaccaatattacaaatcaaaatataagagtaaataaaaaaaaaattgtaaacactgaacaaaaaataaaaataaaaattattgtatatttgttaacattttataataaaaagaaaaaaaataccagtctgtattataataaaataacctATATTCTGCATATATGTCTGTATTCTATAATTCCAGCTTGTATTCTACTATTAAGTACCAGTCTATATTAtacaatttcaaacaaatcaaatataaaaaaaaataaatctattaaaTACCAGTCTGTATTGTACAATAGCCAGTACTCtgcaatataaaagaaattaaaattaaaatacacatcAATTAGTGCTACTGACatcaaattataattgtataagaaaaacaaatattatattatcatacACAAAAAGAGTggattaaaagagagatacttaaatttatatgaaggagaaaaaaaattatttgaccaaaaatagtaatattgtcCATAACTATTGTACTTCAAC
This window of the Diospyros lotus cultivar Yz01 chromosome 5, ASM1463336v1, whole genome shotgun sequence genome carries:
- the LOC127802511 gene encoding serine carboxypeptidase 1-like, with protein sequence MDKIRDNCIDHTPVLCFAAKMRGAFLALVFLSCHAAAVHCYGRIGFDPLGKVLGAHLSKKAESGSHSAPELIAKEYLPVYVGPQDGLKAADKIESLPGQPNGMNFDQYSGYVTVDPKAGRALFYYLAQSQDSSSKPLVLWLNGGPGCSSFGDGAMMELGPFRVNSDGKTLWENKYAWNNAANILFLESPAGVGFSYSNTTSDYDKSGDAMTAADSYSFLVNWLERFPEYKTRDFFITGESYAGHYIPQLAELILHNNKITNQTIINLRGIAMGNAYVDYETTYTGIFDFFWSHALISDEIHEGIVSNCNFSGSVNVSDACNNYISEALDAKANVFFYDIYAPLCSSPPSNSPSLSAFDPCSDNYIFSYLNIPGVQKSLHANVTGLPGPWDSCNSYISSQWNDMPLTVLPTIQKLMNSGISVWIYSGDTDGRVPVTSTRYAIDRLQTSVKTPWYPWYLNGEVGGYAVVYENLVFVTVRGAGHFVPSYQPARALAFFSSFLEGKLPPSK
- the LOC127802522 gene encoding serine carboxypeptidase II-3-like, with the protein product MHAISPWAVSTAVVNLRGIAMGNPNIDFETTYTGIFDFFWSHALISDEIHERIVSNSNFSSQGSVSDTCNDYVSEAFEAKANVFFFDIYIPLCSPLASNSPLLSSFHPCSGYYIILYLNIPEVQKYLHANVTGLPGPWDSCSSYIISHWNDMPLTVLPPIQKLMNSGISAWIYRLVGTLLGTIIWCS